In Methylotenera sp. L2L1, the following proteins share a genomic window:
- a CDS encoding glycosyltransferase family 39 protein — MTSKLFQRLSLALFSLLAVFILVTFKQYGISNDEQVQHVYGQLLLNFYSTGFADHAAFTYKNLYLYGGLFDLVAAMLEKILPLWVWDIRHLLSALFGFAGIVAVYKVTNELAGRRAAFLAAFLLAITGAWAGAMFTHTKDVSFAACMVWALYYTLLISKHLPHVPLALSLKLGVAVGMALGLRIGGAFAVIYLLLMLLVAGWLNAKSLKLKLDFYWQSFLGLLPAGVVAFCLMAIFWPWSVMGADHILIAVKSFSHFAFDMNTIINGEFIRIGDVPRTYLFQYLGIRLPEIFLLGLVSFFVVLAIRFKHLVLAHKLPEITVAIALFTPLIFVILDRPALYNGVRHFTFVIPTLAIVAGIGLSKMFDMLAAHQKWRVCFATVCMLLSMNTIYTLCALHPYQYLYYNHFAGADFKQAQHDWEGDYWSSSLIDATKILARHVDAEAVSNSKVSEYSVAVCAEAFQGQAYLDERFKITENWVTADFFISSTNMNCDKVLQGEVIGIVERLGAPLAVVKDRRALIGEARRPRAAPRD; from the coding sequence ATGACATCAAAATTATTTCAAAGACTATCTTTAGCTCTATTTTCATTATTGGCTGTTTTTATTCTAGTCACGTTTAAGCAGTACGGGATTAGCAATGACGAGCAAGTGCAGCATGTTTATGGGCAATTGTTGCTAAATTTTTATAGTACAGGTTTTGCAGATCATGCAGCTTTTACTTACAAAAATCTCTATTTGTACGGCGGGCTATTTGATTTAGTCGCCGCTATGTTAGAAAAAATCTTACCACTTTGGGTGTGGGATATTCGCCATTTGCTTTCAGCCTTGTTTGGATTCGCTGGAATCGTGGCTGTCTATAAGGTTACTAATGAACTTGCTGGGCGACGCGCTGCTTTTCTAGCCGCATTTTTACTGGCGATTACAGGGGCTTGGGCTGGTGCGATGTTTACGCATACCAAAGACGTATCCTTTGCGGCTTGTATGGTGTGGGCGTTGTATTACACGCTACTGATTTCTAAACACTTGCCTCATGTTCCTTTAGCCTTGAGTTTGAAGCTGGGTGTTGCTGTGGGAATGGCATTGGGCTTAAGAATAGGTGGTGCATTTGCTGTCATTTATTTGCTTTTAATGCTGCTGGTAGCAGGGTGGTTAAATGCTAAAAGCTTGAAACTTAAATTGGATTTCTACTGGCAGAGTTTTTTAGGCTTGTTACCTGCTGGTGTTGTGGCTTTTTGCTTAATGGCTATTTTCTGGCCATGGTCTGTGATGGGTGCTGATCACATTTTGATTGCTGTAAAGTCTTTCTCGCACTTTGCGTTTGATATGAATACCATTATCAATGGTGAATTTATTCGTATTGGTGATGTTCCGCGTACTTATTTGTTTCAGTATTTGGGGATTCGATTACCAGAGATTTTTCTGTTAGGTTTAGTTAGCTTTTTTGTTGTGTTAGCAATTAGATTTAAGCACTTAGTGTTAGCACATAAGCTCCCGGAAATTACGGTGGCGATTGCACTGTTCACGCCTTTGATTTTTGTGATTTTAGATCGTCCTGCGCTTTATAATGGGGTAAGACATTTTACATTTGTGATTCCTACATTAGCGATTGTCGCCGGTATTGGTTTGTCTAAAATGTTTGATATGTTGGCAGCTCATCAAAAGTGGCGTGTATGTTTTGCAACTGTATGTATGCTATTAAGCATGAATACAATTTATACGCTATGCGCGCTGCATCCTTATCAGTACTTGTATTACAATCATTTTGCAGGCGCAGATTTTAAGCAAGCCCAACATGATTGGGAGGGCGATTACTGGTCTAGTAGTTTGATTGATGCTACCAAGATTTTGGCAAGACATGTTGATGCTGAGGCTGTGTCGAATAGTAAAGTGTCTGAATATTCAGTAGCTGTTTGTGCAGAGGCTTTTCAGGGGCAGGCCTATTTAGATGAAAGATTTAAAATTACCGAAAATTGGGTGACGGCTGATTTCTTTATCTCTAGTACTAATATGAATTGCGATAAAGTACTGCAAGGTGAGGTTATTGGGATTGTTGAGCGCTTAGGTGCTCCGTTAGCTGTCGTTAAAGACCGTAGAGCATTAATTGGCGAAGCGCGTAGACCGCGTGCAGCACCACGAGATTAA
- a CDS encoding glycosyltransferase family 2 protein, producing the protein MNKNILPRLNTEAHISVIVPAFNEEAAIVSTIQNIAERLKQLTSTWEIVVIDDGSRDQTANVVRHLPDSLQTTLVRFSRNFGKEYAITAGLEYATGNVVICMDADGQHSSDLLTQMLEKWREGYDMVYAYRQDRAVESRFKRWGSRIFYRAISLGGQIHIPRDAGDFRLMDRQVVNALLSLPERNRFMKGIYAWVGYHSIGIPFTPLPRSHGESAFSKLKLIQLAWTGVTSFSVMPLRLASAVGALLAVLSFIYGMYVVIDHMFFNESVPGWPTIIASMMFFAGVQLLFIGILGEYLSRIYDEVKGRPPYIVAEVLKPQVTMPHQ; encoded by the coding sequence ATGAACAAGAATATTCTCCCAAGACTAAATACTGAAGCGCACATTAGTGTGATTGTGCCGGCCTTTAATGAAGAGGCTGCCATTGTTAGCACTATCCAAAATATTGCAGAACGCCTTAAACAGTTGACTTCAACTTGGGAAATTGTGGTGATTGATGATGGTAGTCGTGATCAAACTGCTAATGTTGTGCGTCACTTACCTGACAGTTTGCAAACTACATTGGTGCGTTTCTCACGCAACTTTGGTAAAGAGTATGCAATTACTGCTGGCTTGGAATATGCGACCGGTAATGTAGTAATTTGTATGGATGCCGATGGTCAGCACTCATCTGACTTATTGACGCAGATGCTAGAAAAATGGCGTGAAGGTTACGACATGGTTTATGCGTACCGCCAAGATCGTGCCGTAGAGTCTCGATTTAAACGCTGGGGTTCACGTATTTTCTATCGTGCGATTAGTTTAGGCGGACAGATTCATATTCCACGAGATGCTGGGGATTTCCGTTTGATGGACAGGCAAGTGGTGAATGCATTGCTTTCTTTGCCTGAGCGTAACCGCTTCATGAAGGGTATTTATGCATGGGTTGGCTATCATTCTATTGGTATTCCATTTACCCCATTACCACGCTCTCATGGTGAGAGTGCGTTCTCAAAACTAAAGCTAATTCAGTTGGCTTGGACAGGCGTGACCAGTTTTTCTGTGATGCCATTGCGCTTAGCGAGTGCGGTAGGTGCTTTACTTGCGGTACTGTCTTTTATTTATGGCATGTATGTGGTGATTGATCATATGTTTTTTAATGAATCAGTGCCAGGTTGGCCTACAATTATTGCCAGCATGATGTTTTTTGCTGGCGTGCAATTGTTGTTTATTGGTATTTTAGGTGAATACCTTTCTCGCATTTATGATGAGGTGAAAGGGCGCCCACCTTATATTGTGGCCGAGGTATTAAAACCACAAGTGACCATGCCTCATCAATGA
- a CDS encoding GtrA family protein: MTQTHRHSISWFAVIGALAAGVHYVVAVSLELTHVLNAVYANTAGFVFAFPVSYFGHRKLSFSGQDSSHQHAFPRFFIVALSGFLANQLLVINAIYFTSVPFWLVLGIVMVIVAVSTYFLSRYWAFKGMR, translated from the coding sequence ATGACACAGACGCATCGACATTCAATTTCATGGTTTGCCGTGATAGGCGCACTGGCTGCAGGTGTGCATTATGTGGTTGCCGTGAGTTTAGAATTAACACATGTGCTAAATGCAGTTTATGCAAATACTGCAGGCTTTGTTTTTGCGTTCCCAGTGAGCTATTTTGGGCATCGTAAACTTAGCTTTTCTGGGCAGGATTCGTCTCATCAGCATGCGTTCCCACGCTTCTTTATAGTTGCTTTATCTGGTTTTTTAGCCAATCAACTTTTGGTGATCAATGCCATTTATTTTACGAGTGTCCCATTTTGGTTGGTGCTTGGTATCGTGATGGTGATTGTTGCGGTTTCTACTTACTTTTTGAGCAGATACTGGGCATTTAAGGGGATGCGATAA
- a CDS encoding ChbG/HpnK family deacetylase: MKLIICADDFAQSPEIDTAIVRLIENNRLSATSCMVNSPHWVSSAKLLTAEIRQKAHIGLHLDFTQFGYRYPHFLLTLFSLLRCLPKLAIQQSIEHQLNRFEAELGTSPDYVDGHQHVHQLPQIRQILLSVLKQRYDKHLPWIRIAKPHMASGVKGRIIKMLGADALEQEAKQMGFRCSAVLLGVYNFSGNIQDYKKRLIDWAAQAKQGVGTSVLMCHPAAEELREKMVAGQVEDRQINDPIYSARLNEFRVLNSDCFDAIFNEVKIVREP, encoded by the coding sequence ATGAAGCTTATCATTTGCGCGGATGACTTTGCACAAAGCCCTGAGATTGATACAGCGATTGTACGCCTAATAGAAAACAACAGGCTTAGTGCGACATCTTGCATGGTGAATAGCCCACACTGGGTGAGCTCTGCAAAGTTATTAACTGCCGAGATTCGGCAAAAAGCGCATATTGGATTACATCTTGATTTTACTCAGTTTGGATATCGATACCCACATTTTCTATTGACCTTGTTCAGCTTGTTGCGTTGTTTGCCAAAGCTAGCCATACAACAAAGTATTGAGCATCAACTGAATAGGTTTGAAGCTGAGCTGGGGACTAGCCCTGATTATGTTGATGGGCATCAGCATGTGCATCAACTTCCACAGATTCGTCAGATATTATTGTCTGTATTGAAGCAGCGTTATGATAAGCATTTGCCGTGGATAAGAATTGCTAAGCCACATATGGCCAGTGGAGTTAAAGGCCGCATCATTAAAATGTTGGGCGCGGATGCGCTAGAGCAAGAAGCTAAGCAGATGGGCTTTAGGTGTAGTGCTGTACTCTTGGGTGTTTATAACTTTAGTGGGAATATACAGGATTATAAAAAACGTTTAATCGACTGGGCAGCGCAGGCTAAGCAGGGCGTTGGTACATCGGTACTGATGTGTCACCCAGCCGCTGAAGAGCTACGAGAGAAAATGGTAGCGGGGCAAGTCGAGGACAGACAAATCAATGACCCGATTTACTCCGCCCGACTTAATGAGTTTCGTGTGCTTAATAGCGATTGTTTTGACGCTATATTTAACGAAGTCAAGATTGTACGTGAGCCCTAA
- a CDS encoding beta (1-6) glucan synthase: MQISQVKALSTKLLWRFSLFNIVLLIGLIIWLWQETKTINVIQPQLPADGKLQCVSYSPYYNPGQTPLNPNSFIQPAQIDHDLAVLSKQFNCVRIYSVSQGLGYVPEAASKLGMQVYLGAWIGWVGANNDKELDLAISIANKYPKTVKALIVGNEVLLRGEQSEAAMQGYLLKAQQLTDVPVTYADVWEFWRKHPQLESNVDFVTVHILPYWEDDPQSVAQANHHVVNVMSLLKDTFKKPILIGETGWPSIGRQRQVSQPSLINQATYLRGFLQLAHDNGWQYNLIEAIDQPWKRDLEGTVGGYWGMYDTALAPKFAFTGDIQPRNDIGSIVLAGLLGFALFLGLAFYFHVRQGYVKLGFAAAGTVFGVSAWLQTQYLLSACRNALEWTTLGGLAVVGWLMVIGLVLCVCQSHQRYLLIVKTCAFILLCAAISATVLLIVDGRYRDFPISLFALPVLQLSFASMLLDIDVRLQRVLAYAMSVVLVIAALCSVYLEAYNVSAYYWLVLCGLLAAALWPKHQLSTRSLF; the protein is encoded by the coding sequence ATGCAAATTTCCCAAGTTAAGGCATTGTCTACAAAACTACTCTGGCGTTTCAGTCTATTCAATATTGTTTTGTTAATAGGTTTAATCATCTGGCTTTGGCAGGAAACCAAAACAATTAACGTGATACAGCCGCAATTGCCTGCGGATGGAAAACTACAGTGCGTTTCTTACTCCCCTTATTATAACCCTGGGCAAACCCCGCTTAATCCGAATAGTTTTATTCAGCCAGCACAGATTGACCATGATCTTGCGGTGCTTTCCAAACAGTTTAATTGTGTCCGTATTTACTCTGTTTCTCAAGGGCTGGGCTATGTGCCAGAGGCGGCTTCTAAATTAGGGATGCAGGTTTACTTAGGTGCTTGGATAGGCTGGGTAGGGGCGAATAACGATAAAGAACTTGATCTGGCGATTAGTATCGCAAATAAGTATCCTAAAACGGTCAAAGCATTAATTGTCGGTAATGAGGTTTTATTACGTGGCGAACAGTCAGAAGCTGCGATGCAGGGGTATTTGCTAAAAGCACAGCAATTAACAGACGTGCCTGTCACCTATGCTGATGTGTGGGAGTTTTGGCGTAAACATCCTCAGCTTGAATCTAATGTAGATTTCGTCACTGTGCATATTCTTCCATATTGGGAAGATGACCCGCAATCGGTTGCTCAGGCAAATCATCATGTAGTGAATGTGATGAGCTTGCTTAAAGATACTTTTAAGAAGCCAATTTTAATTGGTGAAACGGGTTGGCCATCTATTGGTAGGCAGCGACAGGTTTCTCAACCAAGTTTAATTAACCAAGCAACTTATCTACGCGGCTTTTTACAGCTTGCGCATGATAACGGCTGGCAGTACAACCTAATTGAGGCGATTGACCAGCCATGGAAGCGTGACCTTGAAGGTACGGTGGGTGGATATTGGGGGATGTATGACACAGCGTTAGCCCCTAAGTTTGCATTTACTGGTGATATTCAGCCACGAAATGATATTGGGAGTATCGTGCTGGCAGGCTTGTTAGGCTTTGCCTTATTTTTAGGGTTGGCATTTTACTTTCATGTGCGGCAGGGGTATGTGAAACTAGGTTTTGCTGCGGCAGGTACCGTGTTTGGTGTATCAGCTTGGTTGCAAACTCAGTACTTACTCAGTGCGTGTCGAAACGCCTTAGAATGGACGACTTTAGGTGGTTTGGCTGTGGTTGGCTGGCTAATGGTGATCGGTTTAGTGTTATGCGTATGCCAATCTCATCAACGTTATTTATTGATAGTAAAAACCTGTGCTTTTATATTGTTATGTGCGGCAATCAGTGCAACGGTTTTATTAATCGTTGATGGCCGGTATCGAGATTTCCCTATTAGCTTATTTGCATTGCCTGTTCTGCAATTATCATTTGCTTCAATGCTTCTTGATATAGACGTTAGGCTGCAACGTGTGCTTGCCTATGCAATGAGTGTAGTTTTAGTTATTGCGGCTTTGTGTAGCGTTTACTTAGAGGCTTACAATGTGTCCGCTTATTATTGGTTGGTGCTTTGTGGCTTACTCGCAGCGGCGTTGTGGCCTAAACATCAACTTTCAACTCGTTCATTATTTTAA
- a CDS encoding glycosyltransferase — translation MIKKFKRYLSPFIFAVVVAAIHFGIWHISNRALPLINAPDIVNGFAFSGFQEDQSPLRKEYPSAAELEKDLQLLKPLTKRIRIYGALENSEVTALASNLGFYVTAGAWLGSDAVANQREVDALKVKIKHYPRIERAIVGNEVLLRNDLTPEQLISYIEEVRKTTKLPISTAEPWHVWLKNPELVKHVDYIAVHLLPYHEGVPVEAAVDYSLKRYQELMDVYPRKKIVITEIGWPSHGPTLGAAVASDVNQALFVREFLAKTAHKNYDYYLMEAFDQPWKKELEGWAGAYWGMFDAERHEKYSLQGAVPKDDRWKAKALWASLLGLLPIFFIAYRFRHWGLGARSSMAVLLQACITTLVVAWNLPGDYYYTMKDFIVLVALLIGMGLTSAVLMIYAVEFSEVMFKKGWNRAFKRAKPLPAEQELFVSVHLACYNEPPEMVITTIESLAKLNYTNFEVIVVDNNTKDEAKWKPLEAYMAKMPENFKFFHLPQWPGFKAGALNFALDQTNPNAQVVGVVDADYEVTPDWLSDLVPHFLEQKVAVVQAPQAHRDWEHSFFRSMGNWEFEGFFRIGMHHRHERNALIQHGTMTLVRYQALIDSGKWSEWCICEDTELGLRLLEDGYELRYIDDTFGRGLTPADFKALKSQRFRWAFGAMQILKHHIPKLLGDSTLTFGQRYHFLTGWFGWLGEALQLGFTIGSIGWSIAMLLFPEDASLPVSIMITTIICFLVIKAIMGPMLYLKTMTCKWIDIFGASVASLGLSHAIARGIISGLIKKDGVFKVTAKGKGLNKTTWYDWVGPIQEELFLLSALTLCSIAMLITRGISNIDAQIWVAMLSLQSLPYLSAVACQIISKKENG, via the coding sequence ATGATTAAAAAATTTAAACGCTATTTAAGCCCATTTATTTTTGCAGTGGTAGTGGCTGCGATTCACTTTGGCATTTGGCATATTTCCAATCGTGCTCTACCGTTAATCAATGCACCTGATATTGTGAATGGCTTTGCATTCAGTGGGTTTCAAGAGGATCAAAGTCCGCTTAGAAAAGAATATCCGAGTGCGGCTGAGTTGGAAAAAGACTTGCAACTGCTCAAACCATTAACCAAACGTATTCGTATTTATGGTGCGCTTGAAAATAGCGAAGTTACCGCACTAGCTTCTAATTTAGGGTTTTATGTGACTGCCGGTGCATGGCTTGGTAGTGATGCTGTTGCTAATCAACGTGAAGTAGATGCGCTAAAGGTGAAAATTAAGCATTACCCAAGAATTGAACGTGCAATTGTGGGTAACGAAGTTTTGCTAAGAAACGACCTTACTCCAGAGCAGTTGATTAGTTACATAGAGGAAGTTCGCAAAACAACAAAATTGCCTATCTCTACAGCAGAACCTTGGCATGTATGGTTAAAGAACCCAGAGCTTGTGAAGCATGTTGATTATATTGCAGTGCATTTGCTGCCATACCATGAAGGCGTGCCCGTAGAGGCTGCCGTAGATTACTCGCTTAAGCGATATCAAGAGTTAATGGATGTTTATCCGAGAAAGAAAATCGTGATTACTGAAATTGGCTGGCCTAGTCATGGGCCAACTTTAGGTGCTGCGGTTGCGTCTGATGTGAATCAAGCGCTTTTTGTGAGGGAGTTTTTAGCCAAAACTGCGCATAAGAATTACGACTATTACTTAATGGAAGCATTTGATCAGCCTTGGAAGAAAGAGCTTGAGGGGTGGGCAGGCGCTTATTGGGGGATGTTTGATGCTGAGCGCCATGAGAAGTATTCATTACAAGGCGCAGTGCCTAAAGATGACCGTTGGAAAGCGAAGGCGCTATGGGCTAGTTTGCTAGGGCTATTGCCAATATTCTTTATCGCTTATCGATTTAGGCATTGGGGCTTAGGGGCGCGTAGTTCAATGGCGGTATTGCTTCAAGCCTGTATTACTACGTTAGTGGTTGCATGGAATTTGCCTGGAGATTATTACTATACGATGAAAGACTTTATCGTATTAGTGGCATTGCTGATAGGCATGGGATTAACGTCAGCAGTGTTGATGATCTACGCGGTTGAGTTTAGTGAAGTGATGTTTAAAAAAGGCTGGAATCGTGCATTCAAACGCGCGAAGCCTTTGCCTGCTGAGCAGGAGTTATTTGTTTCTGTGCATTTGGCCTGTTATAACGAGCCGCCTGAAATGGTGATTACTACCATTGAGAGTCTGGCGAAGCTTAACTACACCAATTTTGAAGTGATTGTTGTTGATAACAACACTAAAGATGAAGCTAAATGGAAGCCATTAGAAGCCTACATGGCGAAGATGCCAGAGAATTTTAAATTCTTTCATTTGCCACAATGGCCTGGCTTTAAAGCTGGTGCTTTGAATTTTGCGCTAGACCAAACTAATCCTAACGCACAAGTGGTGGGTGTGGTAGATGCTGATTATGAGGTAACACCGGATTGGCTTTCTGATTTAGTACCACATTTCTTAGAGCAAAAAGTGGCTGTGGTACAAGCACCGCAAGCCCATAGAGATTGGGAGCATAGCTTCTTCCGAAGTATGGGTAACTGGGAGTTTGAAGGCTTCTTCCGTATCGGGATGCATCATCGTCATGAGCGTAACGCATTGATTCAGCACGGCACAATGACATTGGTTAGGTATCAGGCGCTTATTGATAGTGGTAAATGGTCTGAATGGTGCATTTGTGAGGATACAGAGCTAGGGTTGCGCTTGCTTGAAGATGGATATGAGCTACGTTATATCGATGATACTTTTGGTCGAGGTCTAACGCCTGCTGACTTTAAAGCACTTAAATCGCAACGTTTCCGTTGGGCATTTGGCGCGATGCAAATTCTTAAGCATCACATACCTAAGCTATTGGGAGACTCCACGTTGACATTCGGGCAGCGCTATCACTTCTTAACTGGCTGGTTTGGTTGGTTAGGCGAGGCATTGCAGCTAGGCTTTACGATAGGCTCAATTGGCTGGTCTATCGCGATGCTTTTATTTCCAGAAGATGCAAGCCTGCCAGTCTCCATCATGATTACTACCATCATTTGTTTCTTGGTGATTAAAGCAATCATGGGGCCGATGCTATATTTGAAAACGATGACGTGCAAATGGATTGATATTTTTGGGGCATCGGTTGCAAGCCTTGGTCTATCACATGCAATTGCCAGAGGTATCATCAGCGGGTTAATCAAAAAAGATGGCGTGTTTAAAGTGACGGCAAAAGGGAAGGGGCTTAATAAAACTACTTGGTATGATTGGGTTGGCCCAATACAAGAGGAGTTGTTTTTACTGAGTGCTTTAACGTTATGTAGCATTGCCATGCTAATTACGCGCGGTATCAGCAATATTGATGCGCAAATATGGGTGGCGATGCTGAGTTTGCAATCATTGCCTTATTTAAGTGCTGTTGCTTGCCAAATTATCAGTAAAAAAGAAAATGGATAA